In Scomber japonicus isolate fScoJap1 chromosome 11, fScoJap1.pri, whole genome shotgun sequence, the genomic stretch atgtatgtatatatatgaaaatgttattattcttgcCCATATACCTGACAAAGGTGGGGCACACTAAAAAGTTGTAAACTAATAAATATTCCAGCAGTAAGCAAGACAGTGTGCAGGAgttttcttcagttttattgttatttttggcATATTTGGTGTATTTTTTGTTCAGATGGCATATGTATATGCTGATAttaatgtatctatatatgtattaGCCTATATATCACTGTTATATCATTGGAAAAGGTCTCGGGCAGGAGGTTTGGGTGGAAAGACAGTCCAGGTTGGTTTCTTGTTACTATGTATGTGATCATTCTTTATCCAAAACCATGATCATGATCTTTCTCTAACCCTCAGTAGGTAGTTTCAGATGCTAAGACTGAACAATAGAAGGATCAAGTATGAAAACAAATCAGCCCTTTAGGAAAACATTAGGAACTGTTAACTCACCAGTGACCAGCACCAGACCCAGGGAGTAGACGTTATGTCCGTGGAGGATGCCACAGTGGACGGTGAGGCCTCGTGCCTCGCTTCCAAGCCCAAGCGTCAGACTATTAAATATCACACCAAAGCCATACCTACAGCACCATGGAGCAAAGGAACCCAGATTAGAAGGGGAGACTGCAAATTCATGCTGTGTCtgtcttattatttatttcatgatcAAGCAGCTGCTCACAGTTTACTGTTCTGAATGAAGATACTCTCAGTGAGTTGGTCTCCTTCTTTGAGGATCTTCTCATTGTAGATGTTAGCCATGGCCGATATGAAGCACTGAAGGAAGAGCAGGATGTGACCCACACCCAGAGATCGAAGCTTCTGTACTACCGTGTTCCTCCACGCCTGCCCGGGTAGAGACGACACCCACGATTCACTGGCGCTAAGTAGGGAGCAAACATTCTATATGAACAAAAGTAAATAATACAACAAACCTGATTAACAAGAAAGGAATGGCTGTTTTCAGATGGCTACGCTGTGTGTAATGTGCGGTTGCTATCAGCCTTAGGTGAGAACTGCAACTTCAGCAGAATGTTTCTTTATAGGTTTCCAGTGatctaataatctaatgattatTTCCATCTATgaactaatgattatttccatCTATGAACCTTCAAATTATTTTCTATATCAATTGATTAGTTTTTGCTCAATTAAATCAtaatatagttttaaatattCACACGTGACACGTGACAGTCCTAAATTCAAAGATGGATTTACTATCAAATGTGACAAGAAGCAgaaactattttattattacattagtGATGTTTTATACACCAGTCAATTAATAGATagtgaaaatattcatattcattttgGTTAAGGATTCTTTACTAACTAACAAATTAACTACGAACTAATGTATTCCTGTGTTCATCATCATGTTACCTGCTGTTCCTCATCTGCTCCAGGAGCTGTGTGTACAACAGGCAGGAGTTGGAGGGGGTGGAGAGGGGGTTAGAGTGGAGACCTGGCACAGCTATGGAGTGTTGGCTACCCCCTGATCCTGTCGTCAAGGAAACGATGGACAGGAAGAGGATAACTAATGCTGCCCACTGAACCCAAGACAAGCGCCTCCTGAAGAATGAGGGGAAGAAAAACATAAAGATTTTTATCTGAGGTTGAAATGGAAATCTCAAATTTTCCAAAAGTGTCAATAAGTTGAATTCTATGTTTTATGTGAATCTAATGATGAAGAATCTCATTTGAATTGGAAATAAAGCGTTAATAATAAGTGCTTTGAGTATTTTACTTAACTTTAGTGGGATTTTGCTTTTGTGAAGCACCTAAATAAGTGTCAAACTTTTCATCTAATCAATTCACATAAAGCAAATGGTGATGGAAAAGCAACAGTGTGGACATAACAAATAAGATAAACAGTATCAACATATGCCCTATCATCTGCTATCATGGTCATGAAAACATACACGCTATCGTGTTGAAGAACAGAACACTACAGAGCTGTTGAACGAGTCGCTTACTTCAGAACAATTCTGAAGAGTACAGCTGTGGTCAGGATGACAAAGTTGGAGAACAGCACTGCCATGGCCTGGGGAcaagacggaggaaagagggCTTAGAGATAAAACAGCAGAGTGATAGCAGAACATAATAACTGCATTAAACACAGAGTCTTTGGGCAGTGAAATTTGAAAAGACTggtaaaatgaaggaaaaaatagatttagacatgtttttctctttctttctttgtagtaACCAGCATGTTGAATAACGATAAATCAATGCAACAGAAGTTCCCTCAGAGGCCTAAATGCAAAGTTAACACACAACATATATCCCTATGATAGAAGGTGTAcaatataattaattattaactaACAGGCTGCAAGTAGGTCATGACATAGAAGATGATGAGGTTGTCGATAAAGTAGAGGAAAGCAGGGACAGCCCACTTCAGGGAAGTGAGCAGGGAAGTGGTGGAGGAGCACCCCAGGTCTCTGCATGATCGTCCCTCtgtagaaacaaacaaaaagagtgAATAAACATACATTACTGTCAAATGCGCAAACACAGCGAGACAGCCAGCTGCAAATTCAACATTTACCTCGGACTATGATCCTGAATGACATAACCAGACAGAAGAGCAGTTTGAGAAGCTCGGCAAGTAGGTTGACAGATGCAGGCAGGAAGTCATACTTGTTGTCTGTAGGTTGGCAGCAAACAAAGAGACACAGTCAATAACGCTTcagtgaaaaacattaaaaccataCAACATCAaatcttttcatctctctgtgGTAAACATAAAAAGTAATATCTGTTGTATTGTCAGTCACCAGCATTGGCAGAGAATTTGAGCAGCAGGATACGACTGGTCCCCAAAGTTACAAAGCCCAGGCCCAGAGCCAGAGTGTAGGCCGATGAGCGGGAGCACAGCCTGGGGCAGGAATGGCAGCACACCATGACTGCGACTGGAAGTGGATGCAGTCAAACCTGCTGGAACAaattacaaacacagacacacacacacagcctgttgGAACAATATtgctggtatcagactggtgcTCAATATCTAAAGCAACTTGAATTTCGGTTGAAACTGTGAAATCAGTCTGTGTCTACTTAACAATACTAAGATTTTCCTCCATTAAAATTTGCACTCAATCATATTAGAAAGTAGTGTTAAGTGAGGCAAAAATGGGGCTTTGAACACAACAGTGCATGGTAATGTGGCTACAAAATAACCTGGATTATACTGTATAAGCTGTAGAGGAATGAGATGGACATTTAATAATAGGATTTTCATTGTTGAGTGAACGttccccttttttcctctctcagaAACAAGCTCATCAGGAGCAGTCAATATCTCATGACAGTCTCAGTCATGAGGTTTCAACAGCTGATACTTCCTTTAAAGCCGATCATTGCATATTAACAGATCATAAACCTGTTTATTTGGCCTCATAATTGGAAACTCAATTGCCATAATCACACGGATACAAACATGGAAAACATTAAAGCTCCCAGAGACTGACAGTTCTTCTCTATCAATAAAGaaaagtaacgaattactttCACAACCTATTCAAGCTGTGGCTATGTGCTGGGTTACtattatattaaaagaaaagtgaattAACGTTAATGAACCAAATGAGCAACAAAGTCGATTAGCTCCGAGCTAGCCTCACCTGCAACACCAGTGGCGTCATGTTTCTGCAAATAAAACCCCCGAATAAAACAACTTACGTGCTCTTTTAAATATTCAGACATTTACTACTAAAGGTACCGCCGGAAAAAAGattagaaaatgtattaatcTTAATGAGACTTACTTGTTATGTTTCTCTTAACCAAAACATGATTGAAGCATCGTATGGACTATATCAGCCCTTCCTGGTTATCTGCGCAGGCGCACTGTCACAGGTGCCCCCCCGTTTTGACGTCACTCTGTATCTATTGTAATGTGTCCGTCCTGTGTGTTATAACAGACTGTATGTGGCGTTAAtatagtttttcttttaaacttaCTAATGGTATACTAATTGTGTTTGGTCAACTTGTGTTTTAGtggttaaaaaatacaataggttataaatcaataaaatgtgaaaagctCATAGTGATAAATCCACAAATTACTATCCCTCTCTTCAGTTCCCCAGTTTCAGATGAagcattgtttgtttatttgtttgtttgttttcaggtaTTTTTTCTGGCAGCCTAGAAATGTAGACTAGCTTTTTTGGTTCTCTCTTTACTCTCATCAGCATTGTTTCCAGCTggtttcagaaaaaaaaaacagaaatttgaGACCAAAACGTAGCTTacaggagagtgaatattaacACTTCAAAATGAATATGAGTTAGATATTCATCAGGTGGGCAGAAACAAAACTCCTAATGGTCTGATTTTCTCCTTGTCTGCCCAATGTGTGAACAACTGCCGAATGAAAACCAGAAGTTTAAATATCAGGCAAATTACagtatttgttatttgtttttaaaacaatgaaGAATCATTGTGTCTATTATGACTCTTAAGTACATCTCTGCTCATCCCCAGCGGTCTGCATTACTGGCCGTGTTAATTCTTCCTATTCTCCAAACCAGACCTGCCATTCTCAAGTTGTCCACTAGATGTCCTCCCACTATCCCTCACCTCCCCTTTCA encodes the following:
- the slc35a5 gene encoding probable UDP-sugar transporter protein SLC35A5; translation: MVCCHSCPRLCSRSSAYTLALGLGFVTLGTSRILLLKFSANADNKYDFLPASVNLLAELLKLLFCLVMSFRIIVREGRSCRDLGCSSTTSLLTSLKWAVPAFLYFIDNLIIFYVMTYLQPAMAVLFSNFVILTTAVLFRIVLKRRLSWVQWAALVILFLSIVSLTTGSGGSQHSIAVPGLHSNPLSTPSNSCLLYTQLLEQMRNSSASESWVSSLPGQAWRNTVVQKLRSLGVGHILLFLQCFISAMANIYNEKILKEGDQLTESIFIQNSKLYGFGVIFNSLTLGLGSEARGLTVHCGILHGHNVYSLGLVLVTAALGLSVAFILKFRDNMFHVLTGQITTVLVTTLSLFLFDFHPSLDFFLQAPMVLLAIFIYNASRPKDLEYSLQQEKLRVINGEVFERSRGDGEELELLAKPNTDSESDEESL